Proteins co-encoded in one Sebastes umbrosus isolate fSebUmb1 chromosome 20, fSebUmb1.pri, whole genome shotgun sequence genomic window:
- the si:ch73-256g18.2 gene encoding small integral membrane protein 36: MGFMEFYLEIDPVTLNLIILVASYVILLLVFLISCILYDCRGKDPTKEYAPDNAPPPPSQSPIRLVVMQNSPASTRYEPNNTAGHGELPTPDLSRDRGEREKRSTLV, from the coding sequence ATGGGTTTCATGGAATTCTACCTGGAGATTGACCCGGTCACGCTGAACCTCATCATCCTGGTCGCCAGCTATGTCATCCTGCTCCTGGTCTTCCTCATCTCCTGCATCCTGTACGACTGCCGGGGCAAAGACCCCACCAAGGAGTACGCCCCGGACAACGCGCCGCCGCCGCCCAGCCAGTCGCCCATACGTCTGGTGGTCATGCAGAACTCGCCCGCCTCGACCCGCTATGAGCCCAACAACACGGCCGGCCACGGCGAGCTGCCGACGCCGGACCTGAGCcgggacagaggagagagggagaagaggagtaCTCTggtctga
- the LOC119479062 gene encoding TATA-box-binding protein-like isoform X7, with product MDESALESYFDKFIANLHFKMETEDEEEEKEEEEEDDEEEAFFRLLPDELLTLYQKVTETPTRLSRTVLPDSITRQKHISQNPTGGSTMLELVRPVRPETPVTQQAELIPRIQNVVSTVDLGCTLDLHFIARKAWNVEYKPQVYQGLIMRIREPRATALIYKSGKVVCTGARSAEQSRLAARKFGRIVLKVGFPVHFRNFKICNMMASCRTFPVQLENLALREPCSYEPELFPGLFYKGVAGISVRINASGKVSFIGGRSEAEILRAFDVVCPILSRYRRSVRS from the exons ATGGACGAGTCGGCGTTGGAGAGCTACTTTGATAAATTCATTGCAAAT TTGCACttcaagatggagacggaggatgaagaggaggagaaggaggaagaggaggaggatgacgaGGAGGAGGCGTTCTTCAGGTTACTGCCTGATGAGCTCCTGACGTTGTACCAGAAGGTCACAGAAACACCAACCAGACTGAGTAGAACTGTGTTACCAGACAGCATCACCCGTCAGAAACACATCTCCCAGAATCCCACAGGAGGGTCGACCATGCTGGAGCTGGTTCGACCCGTGAGACCCGAGACGCCGGTGACACAGCAAGCAGAACTCATCCCACGGATACA GAACGTGGTCTCTACGGTGGATCTGGGCTGTACTCTTGACCTGCACTTCATCGCTCGCAAGGCGTGGAACGTAGAGTACAAACCACAG GTTTACCAGGGCCTCATCATGAGGATCCGGGAGCCGCGGGCCACAGCGCTGATCTACAAATCTGGGAAAGTTGTCTGTACGGGAGCCAGGAG cGCCGAGCAGTCCAGACTGGCGGCCAGGAAGTTCGGCCGCATCGTGCTGAAGGTGGGCTTCCCGGTCCACTTCAGGAACTTCAAGATCTGCAACATGATGGCCAGCTGCAGAACCTTCCCGGTCCAGTTGGAGAACCTGGCCCTCCGGGAGCCCTGCAG TTACGAACCGGAGCTGTTTCCTGGCCTCTTCTACAAAGGTGTCGCTGGGATCTCTGTGAGGATCAACGCATCTGGGAAAGTTTCTTTCATCG GAGGTCGAAGTGAAGCTGAGATCCTCAGAGCGTTTGATGTC GTCTGTCCGATCCTGAGCCGCTACAGGAGGTCGGTCCGATCCTGA
- the LOC119479062 gene encoding TATA-box-binding protein-like isoform X4 codes for MDESALESYFDKFIANLHFKMETEDEEEEKEEEEEDDEEEAFFRLLPDELLTLYQKVTETPTRLSRTVLPDSITRQKHISQNPTGGSTMLELVRPVRPETPVTQQAELIPRIQNVVSTVDLGCTLDLHFIARKAWNVEYKPQVYQGLIMRIREPRATALIYKSGKVVCTGARSAEQSRLAARKFGRIVLKVGFPVHFRNFKICNMMASCRTFPVQLENLALREPCSYEPELFPGLFYKGVAGISVRINASGKVSFIGGRSEAEILRAFDVVCPILSRYRRSVRS; via the exons ATGGACGAGTCGGCGTTGGAGAGCTACTTTGATAAATTCATTGCAAAT TTGCACttcaagatggagacggaggatgaagaggaggagaaggaggaagaggaggaggatgacgaGGAGGAGGCGTTCTTCAGGTTACTGCCTGATGAGCTCCTGACGTTGTACCAGAAGGTCACAGAAACACCAACCAGACTGAGTAGAACTGTGTTACCAGACAGCATCACCCGTCAGAAACACATCTCCCAGAATCCCACAGGAGGGTCGACCATGCTGGAGCTGGTTCGACCCGTGAGACCCGAGACGCCGGTGACACAGCAAGCAGAACTCATCCCACGGATACA GAACGTGGTCTCTACGGTGGATCTGGGCTGTACTCTTGACCTGCACTTCATCGCTCGCAAGGCGTGGAACGTAGAGTACAAACCACAG GTTTACCAGGGCCTCATCATGAGGATCCGGGAGCCGCGGGCCACAGCGCTGATCTACAAATCTGGGAAAGTTGTCTGTACGGGAGCCAGGAG cGCCGAGCAGTCCAGACTGGCGGCCAGGAAGTTCGGCCGCATCGTGCTGAAGGTGGGCTTCCCGGTCCACTTCAGGAACTTCAAGATCTGCAACATGATGGCCAGCTGCAGAACCTTCCCGGTCCAGTTGGAGAACCTGGCCCTCCGGGAGCCCTGCAG TTACGAACCGGAGCTGTTTCCTGGCCTCTTCTACAAAGGTGTCGCTGGGATCTCTGTGAGGATCAACGCATCTGGGAAAGTTTCTTTCATCG GAGGTCGAAGTGAAGCTGAGATCCTCAGAGCGTTTGATGTC GTCTGTCCGATCCTGAGCCGCTACAGGAGGTCTGTCCGATCCTGA
- the LOC119479062 gene encoding TATA-box-binding protein-like isoform X2, translating to MDESALESYFDKFIANLHFKMETEDEEEEKEEEEEDDEEEAFFRLLPDELLTLYQKVTETPTRLSRTVLPDSITRQKHISQNPTGGSTMLELVRPVRPETPVTQQAELIPRIQNVVSTVDLGCTLDLHFIARKAWNVEYKPQVYQGLIMRIREPRATALIYKSGKVVCTGARSAEQSRLAARKFGRIVLKVGFPVHFRNFKICNMMASCRTFPVQLENLALREPCSYEPELFPGLFYKGVAGISVRINASGKVSFIGGRSEAEILRAFDVVRPILSRYRRSVRS from the exons ATGGACGAGTCGGCGTTGGAGAGCTACTTTGATAAATTCATTGCAAAT TTGCACttcaagatggagacggaggatgaagaggaggagaaggaggaagaggaggaggatgacgaGGAGGAGGCGTTCTTCAGGTTACTGCCTGATGAGCTCCTGACGTTGTACCAGAAGGTCACAGAAACACCAACCAGACTGAGTAGAACTGTGTTACCAGACAGCATCACCCGTCAGAAACACATCTCCCAGAATCCCACAGGAGGGTCGACCATGCTGGAGCTGGTTCGACCCGTGAGACCCGAGACGCCGGTGACACAGCAAGCAGAACTCATCCCACGGATACA GAACGTGGTCTCTACGGTGGATCTGGGCTGTACTCTTGACCTGCACTTCATCGCTCGCAAGGCGTGGAACGTAGAGTACAAACCACAG GTTTACCAGGGCCTCATCATGAGGATCCGGGAGCCGCGGGCCACAGCGCTGATCTACAAATCTGGGAAAGTTGTCTGTACGGGAGCCAGGAG cGCCGAGCAGTCCAGACTGGCGGCCAGGAAGTTCGGCCGCATCGTGCTGAAGGTGGGCTTCCCGGTCCACTTCAGGAACTTCAAGATCTGCAACATGATGGCCAGCTGCAGAACCTTCCCGGTCCAGTTGGAGAACCTGGCCCTCCGGGAGCCCTGCAG TTACGAACCGGAGCTGTTTCCTGGCCTCTTCTACAAAGGTGTCGCTGGGATCTCTGTGAGGATCAACGCATCTGGGAAAGTTTCTTTCATCG GAGGTCGAAGTGAAGCTGAGATCCTCAGAGCGTTTGATGTC GTCCGTCCGATCCTGAGCCGCTACAGGAGGTCTGTCCGATCCTGA
- the LOC119479062 gene encoding TATA box-binding protein-like 2 isoform X10, with amino-acid sequence MDESALESYFDKFIANLHFKMETEDEEEEKEEEEEDDEEEAFFRLLPDELLTLYQKVTETPTRLSRTVLPDSITRQKHISQNPTGGSTMLELVRPVRPETPVTQQAELIPRIQNVVSTVDLGCTLDLHFIARKAWNVEYKPQVYQGLIMRIREPRATALIYKSGKVVCTGARSAEQSRLAARKFGRIVLKVGFPVHFRNFKICNMMASCRTFPVQLENLALREPCRSGDTGGLHLNLRTGAVSWPLLQRCRWDLCEDQRIWESFFHRRSK; translated from the exons ATGGACGAGTCGGCGTTGGAGAGCTACTTTGATAAATTCATTGCAAAT TTGCACttcaagatggagacggaggatgaagaggaggagaaggaggaagaggaggaggatgacgaGGAGGAGGCGTTCTTCAGGTTACTGCCTGATGAGCTCCTGACGTTGTACCAGAAGGTCACAGAAACACCAACCAGACTGAGTAGAACTGTGTTACCAGACAGCATCACCCGTCAGAAACACATCTCCCAGAATCCCACAGGAGGGTCGACCATGCTGGAGCTGGTTCGACCCGTGAGACCCGAGACGCCGGTGACACAGCAAGCAGAACTCATCCCACGGATACA GAACGTGGTCTCTACGGTGGATCTGGGCTGTACTCTTGACCTGCACTTCATCGCTCGCAAGGCGTGGAACGTAGAGTACAAACCACAG GTTTACCAGGGCCTCATCATGAGGATCCGGGAGCCGCGGGCCACAGCGCTGATCTACAAATCTGGGAAAGTTGTCTGTACGGGAGCCAGGAG cGCCGAGCAGTCCAGACTGGCGGCCAGGAAGTTCGGCCGCATCGTGCTGAAGGTGGGCTTCCCGGTCCACTTCAGGAACTTCAAGATCTGCAACATGATGGCCAGCTGCAGAACCTTCCCGGTCCAGTTGGAGAACCTGGCCCTCCGGGAGCCCTGCAGGTCAGGAGACACTGGCGGGTTACATCTGAAT TTACGAACCGGAGCTGTTTCCTGGCCTCTTCTACAAAGGTGTCGCTGGGATCTCTGTGAGGATCAACGCATCTGGGAAAGTTTCTTTCATCG GAGGTCGAAGTGA
- the LOC119479062 gene encoding TATA-box-binding protein-like isoform X9 gives MDESALESYFDKFIANMETEDEEEEKEEEEEDDEEEAFFRLLPDELLTLYQKVTETPTRLSRTVLPDSITRQKHISQNPTGGSTMLELVRPVRPETPVTQQAELIPRIQNVVSTVDLGCTLDLHFIARKAWNVEYKPQVYQGLIMRIREPRATALIYKSGKVVCTGARSAEQSRLAARKFGRIVLKVGFPVHFRNFKICNMMASCRTFPVQLENLALREPCSYEPELFPGLFYKGVAGISVRINASGKVSFIGGRSEAEILRAFDVVCPILSRYRRSVRS, from the exons ATGGACGAGTCGGCGTTGGAGAGCTACTTTGATAAATTCATTGCAAAT atggagacggaggatgaagaggaggagaaggaggaagaggaggaggatgacgaGGAGGAGGCGTTCTTCAGGTTACTGCCTGATGAGCTCCTGACGTTGTACCAGAAGGTCACAGAAACACCAACCAGACTGAGTAGAACTGTGTTACCAGACAGCATCACCCGTCAGAAACACATCTCCCAGAATCCCACAGGAGGGTCGACCATGCTGGAGCTGGTTCGACCCGTGAGACCCGAGACGCCGGTGACACAGCAAGCAGAACTCATCCCACGGATACA GAACGTGGTCTCTACGGTGGATCTGGGCTGTACTCTTGACCTGCACTTCATCGCTCGCAAGGCGTGGAACGTAGAGTACAAACCACAG GTTTACCAGGGCCTCATCATGAGGATCCGGGAGCCGCGGGCCACAGCGCTGATCTACAAATCTGGGAAAGTTGTCTGTACGGGAGCCAGGAG cGCCGAGCAGTCCAGACTGGCGGCCAGGAAGTTCGGCCGCATCGTGCTGAAGGTGGGCTTCCCGGTCCACTTCAGGAACTTCAAGATCTGCAACATGATGGCCAGCTGCAGAACCTTCCCGGTCCAGTTGGAGAACCTGGCCCTCCGGGAGCCCTGCAG TTACGAACCGGAGCTGTTTCCTGGCCTCTTCTACAAAGGTGTCGCTGGGATCTCTGTGAGGATCAACGCATCTGGGAAAGTTTCTTTCATCG GAGGTCGAAGTGAAGCTGAGATCCTCAGAGCGTTTGATGTC GTCTGTCCGATCCTGAGCCGCTACAGGAGGTCTGTCCGATCCTGA
- the LOC119479062 gene encoding TATA-box-binding protein-like isoform X6, which produces MDESALESYFDKFIANLHFKMETEDEEEEKEEEEEDDEEEAFFRLLPDELLTLYQKVTETPTRLSRTVLPDSITRQKHISQNPTGGSTMLELVRPVRPETPVTQQAELIPRIQNVVSTVDLGCTLDLHFIARKAWNVEYKPQVYQGLIMRIREPRATALIYKSGKVVCTGARSAEQSRLAARKFGRIVLKVGFPVHFRNFKICNMMASCRTFPVQLENLALREPCSYEPELFPGLFYKGVAGISVRINASGKVSFIGGRSEAEILRAFDVVCLILSRYRRSVRS; this is translated from the exons ATGGACGAGTCGGCGTTGGAGAGCTACTTTGATAAATTCATTGCAAAT TTGCACttcaagatggagacggaggatgaagaggaggagaaggaggaagaggaggaggatgacgaGGAGGAGGCGTTCTTCAGGTTACTGCCTGATGAGCTCCTGACGTTGTACCAGAAGGTCACAGAAACACCAACCAGACTGAGTAGAACTGTGTTACCAGACAGCATCACCCGTCAGAAACACATCTCCCAGAATCCCACAGGAGGGTCGACCATGCTGGAGCTGGTTCGACCCGTGAGACCCGAGACGCCGGTGACACAGCAAGCAGAACTCATCCCACGGATACA GAACGTGGTCTCTACGGTGGATCTGGGCTGTACTCTTGACCTGCACTTCATCGCTCGCAAGGCGTGGAACGTAGAGTACAAACCACAG GTTTACCAGGGCCTCATCATGAGGATCCGGGAGCCGCGGGCCACAGCGCTGATCTACAAATCTGGGAAAGTTGTCTGTACGGGAGCCAGGAG cGCCGAGCAGTCCAGACTGGCGGCCAGGAAGTTCGGCCGCATCGTGCTGAAGGTGGGCTTCCCGGTCCACTTCAGGAACTTCAAGATCTGCAACATGATGGCCAGCTGCAGAACCTTCCCGGTCCAGTTGGAGAACCTGGCCCTCCGGGAGCCCTGCAG TTACGAACCGGAGCTGTTTCCTGGCCTCTTCTACAAAGGTGTCGCTGGGATCTCTGTGAGGATCAACGCATCTGGGAAAGTTTCTTTCATCG GAGGTCGAAGTGAAGCTGAGATCCTCAGAGCGTTTGATGTC GTCTGTCTGATCCTGAGCCGCTACAGGAGGTCCGTCCGATCCTGA
- the LOC119479062 gene encoding TATA-box-binding protein-like isoform X8: MDESALESYFDKFIANLHFKMETEDEEEEKEEEEEDDEEEAFFRLLPDELLTLYQKVTETPTRLSRTVLPDSITRQKHISQNPTGGSTMLELVRPVRPETPVTQQAELIPRIQNVVSTVDLGCTLDLHFIARKAWNVEYKPQVYQGLIMRIREPRATALIYKSGKVVCTGARSAEQSRLAARKFGRIVLKVGFPVHFRNFKICNMMASCRTFPVQLENLALREPCSYEPELFPGLFYKGVAGISVRINASGKVSFIGGRSEAEILRAFDVVRPILSRYRRSV; encoded by the exons ATGGACGAGTCGGCGTTGGAGAGCTACTTTGATAAATTCATTGCAAAT TTGCACttcaagatggagacggaggatgaagaggaggagaaggaggaagaggaggaggatgacgaGGAGGAGGCGTTCTTCAGGTTACTGCCTGATGAGCTCCTGACGTTGTACCAGAAGGTCACAGAAACACCAACCAGACTGAGTAGAACTGTGTTACCAGACAGCATCACCCGTCAGAAACACATCTCCCAGAATCCCACAGGAGGGTCGACCATGCTGGAGCTGGTTCGACCCGTGAGACCCGAGACGCCGGTGACACAGCAAGCAGAACTCATCCCACGGATACA GAACGTGGTCTCTACGGTGGATCTGGGCTGTACTCTTGACCTGCACTTCATCGCTCGCAAGGCGTGGAACGTAGAGTACAAACCACAG GTTTACCAGGGCCTCATCATGAGGATCCGGGAGCCGCGGGCCACAGCGCTGATCTACAAATCTGGGAAAGTTGTCTGTACGGGAGCCAGGAG cGCCGAGCAGTCCAGACTGGCGGCCAGGAAGTTCGGCCGCATCGTGCTGAAGGTGGGCTTCCCGGTCCACTTCAGGAACTTCAAGATCTGCAACATGATGGCCAGCTGCAGAACCTTCCCGGTCCAGTTGGAGAACCTGGCCCTCCGGGAGCCCTGCAG TTACGAACCGGAGCTGTTTCCTGGCCTCTTCTACAAAGGTGTCGCTGGGATCTCTGTGAGGATCAACGCATCTGGGAAAGTTTCTTTCATCG GAGGTCGAAGTGAAGCTGAGATCCTCAGAGCGTTTGATGTC GTCCGTCCGATCCTGAGCCGCTACAGGAGGTCTGTCTGA
- the LOC119479062 gene encoding TATA-box-binding protein-like isoform X3, which produces MDESALESYFDKFIANLHFKMETEDEEEEKEEEEEDDEEEAFFRLLPDELLTLYQKVTETPTRLSRTVLPDSITRQKHISQNPTGGSTMLELVRPVRPETPVTQQAELIPRIQNVVSTVDLGCTLDLHFIARKAWNVEYKPQVYQGLIMRIREPRATALIYKSGKVVCTGARSAEQSRLAARKFGRIVLKVGFPVHFRNFKICNMMASCRTFPVQLENLALREPCSYEPELFPGLFYKGVAGISVRINASGKVSFIGGRSEAEILRAFDVVRPILSRYRRSVRS; this is translated from the exons ATGGACGAGTCGGCGTTGGAGAGCTACTTTGATAAATTCATTGCAAAT TTGCACttcaagatggagacggaggatgaagaggaggagaaggaggaagaggaggaggatgacgaGGAGGAGGCGTTCTTCAGGTTACTGCCTGATGAGCTCCTGACGTTGTACCAGAAGGTCACAGAAACACCAACCAGACTGAGTAGAACTGTGTTACCAGACAGCATCACCCGTCAGAAACACATCTCCCAGAATCCCACAGGAGGGTCGACCATGCTGGAGCTGGTTCGACCCGTGAGACCCGAGACGCCGGTGACACAGCAAGCAGAACTCATCCCACGGATACA GAACGTGGTCTCTACGGTGGATCTGGGCTGTACTCTTGACCTGCACTTCATCGCTCGCAAGGCGTGGAACGTAGAGTACAAACCACAG GTTTACCAGGGCCTCATCATGAGGATCCGGGAGCCGCGGGCCACAGCGCTGATCTACAAATCTGGGAAAGTTGTCTGTACGGGAGCCAGGAG cGCCGAGCAGTCCAGACTGGCGGCCAGGAAGTTCGGCCGCATCGTGCTGAAGGTGGGCTTCCCGGTCCACTTCAGGAACTTCAAGATCTGCAACATGATGGCCAGCTGCAGAACCTTCCCGGTCCAGTTGGAGAACCTGGCCCTCCGGGAGCCCTGCAG TTACGAACCGGAGCTGTTTCCTGGCCTCTTCTACAAAGGTGTCGCTGGGATCTCTGTGAGGATCAACGCATCTGGGAAAGTTTCTTTCATCG GAGGTCGAAGTGAAGCTGAGATCCTCAGAGCGTTTGATGTC GTCCGTCCGATCCTGAGCCGCTACAGGAGGTCCGTCCGATCCTGA
- the LOC119478973 gene encoding transmembrane protein 100-like, with protein MAHLFLASKIAMPDDLHSKGGARIPRSAIRMPTSISAEKLSRDKARKDCGDVVVTKHVPHINEVQLTAVTGGAEMSCYRCTVPFGVVVLIAGIVVTVVAYTFNSHGSTISVLGLVLLSAGLGLLGSSAVCWRVRLRKKKDKRRESQTALMASQGYCVA; from the coding sequence ATGGCCCACCTCTTCCTCGCCAGTAAGATCGCCATGCCGGATGACCTCCACTCCAAAGGCGGCGCCAGGATCCCCAGGAGCGCCATCAGGATGCCGACATCAATCTCCGCCGAGAAGCTGAGCCGGGACAAGGCCAGGAAGGACTGCGGCGACGTTGTTGTGACGAAGCACGTCCCGCACATCAACGAGGTCCAGCTGACGGCGGTCACCGGCGGCGCCGAGATGTCCTGCTACCGCTGCACCGTGCCGTTTGGCGTGGTGGTCCTCATTGCCGGCATCGTGGTCACGGTTGTGGCGTACACCTTTAACTCCCACGGGTCCACCATCTCGGTGCTTGGGCTggtgctgctgtctgctggactggGCCTGCTGGGATCCAGCGCCGTCTGCTGGAGGGTCCGACTAAGGAAGAAGAAGGACAAACGGCGGGAGAGCCAGACCGCCCTCATGGCCAGCCAGGGATACTGCGTGGCCTGA